A single genomic interval of Rhinatrema bivittatum chromosome 12, aRhiBiv1.1, whole genome shotgun sequence harbors:
- the STAC2 gene encoding SH3 and cysteine-rich domain-containing protein 2 isoform X2 gives MTEITEKEGEPQGTDPPRPPGTKLQRFKRSLSLKTILRSKSVENFFLHSNSDLKVPPVPPRSPPPEPTDTSSPAQSPSTSQGSLAPLKPLRTHSFQEHVFRKPCPCELCHQLIAGNSKQGLRCRTCKTSVHLWCSSEVSHQQCMGKAYTSFRRNFSSPVLVQEVQASPKESPPAGPSARVDPIYEALRYGTTLAHINRSNFSSVSESPTRSLNDKDEAAEDPEGSVQSSEEMSSDSASCEVFASPENEGTGSEDRSSGQGSLMGCKGPSRKEISPMYCYVALYKFLPQEINDLPLQPGDRVMVIDDANEDWWRGKSRERVGFFPANFVQRVRPGESIWKCTKNFQGNKELGHLSVKESQICVGVGKLENDGFIKVASGRKRGLVPVDCLAEI, from the exons ATGACCGAGATCACCGAGAAGGAGGGCGAGCCCCAGGGCACGGACCCCCCGCGACCGCCGGGCACCAAG CTGCAGCGATTCAAGCGCTCTCTGTCCCTGAAAACCATCCTCAGGAGCAAGAGCGTGGAGAACTTCTTCCTGCACTCCAACAGCGACCTCAAGGTGCCGCCTGTGCCGCCCCGGTCTCCTCCTCCCGAGCCTACGGACACCTCGTCGCCAGCACAGTCCCCCAGCACTTCCCAGGGATCCCTGGCACCGCTGAAACCCCTGCGGACCCACAGCTTTCAGGAGCACGTCTTCAGGAAGCCCTGTCCATGTGAGCTCTGCCATCAGCTCATTGCAG GTAACTCTAAGCAAGGGCTGCGCTGTCGGACATGCAAGACCAGCGTCCATCTGTGGTGTTCGTCGGAAGTGTCCCACCAGCAGTGTATGGGGAAGGCG TACACGTCCTTCCGTCGGAACTTCAGCTCGCCTGTCCTGGTCCAGGAAGTGCAGGCCAGTCCCAAAGAGAGTCCACCGGCAG gTCCCAGTGCTCGGGTGGATCCAATCTATGAAGCTCTGCGCTATGGGACGACCCTGGCTCACATCAACCGCTCCAACTTCAGCAGTGTGTCCGAATCCCCCACCCGGAGCCTG AACGATAAAGACGAAGCAGCAGAGGATCCTGAAGGAAGTGTCCAAAGCTCGGAGGAGATGTCCAGCGACAgtg CCTCATGTGAAGTGTTTGCATCGCCAGAGAATGAAGGCACAGGATCAGAAGACAGGAGCAGCGGGCAG GGCTCACTCATGGGCTGCAAAGGCCCTTCTCGAAAGGAGATCTCTCCCATGTACTGCTATGTGGCGCTCTATAAGTTTCTACCGCAGGAGATCAATGACCTGCCTCTGCA GCCTGGGGACAGGGTGATGGTGATCGATGATGCCAACGAGGACTGGTGGAGG GGGAAGAGCAGAGAGAGGGTGGGCTTCTTCCCAGCAAACTTTGTGCAGCGAGTCCGCCCCGGCGAGAGTATTTGGAAGTGCACAAAAAACTTCCAGGGGAACAAGGAGCTGGGCCACCTGAGTGTGAAGGAGAGCCAG ATCTGCGTTGGGGTTGGGAAGCTGGAAAACGATGGCTTTATCAAGGTTGCCAGTGGGAGAAAGCGTGGTCTGGTGCCCGTGGACTGCCTGGCTGAGATatga
- the STAC2 gene encoding SH3 and cysteine-rich domain-containing protein 2 isoform X1: MWAATFIREIYWTLQTAKGPPWDLLWRAPGPDLQRFKRSLSLKTILRSKSVENFFLHSNSDLKVPPVPPRSPPPEPTDTSSPAQSPSTSQGSLAPLKPLRTHSFQEHVFRKPCPCELCHQLIAGNSKQGLRCRTCKTSVHLWCSSEVSHQQCMGKAYTSFRRNFSSPVLVQEVQASPKESPPAGPSARVDPIYEALRYGTTLAHINRSNFSSVSESPTRSLNDKDEAAEDPEGSVQSSEEMSSDSASCEVFASPENEGTGSEDRSSGQGSLMGCKGPSRKEISPMYCYVALYKFLPQEINDLPLQPGDRVMVIDDANEDWWRGKSRERVGFFPANFVQRVRPGESIWKCTKNFQGNKELGHLSVKESQICVGVGKLENDGFIKVASGRKRGLVPVDCLAEI, from the exons ATGTGGGCTGCCACCTTCATCAGAGAAATATATTGGACCCTTCAGACTGCAAAGGGACCACCATGGGACCTGCTCTGGAGAGCACCCGGTCCAGAT CTGCAGCGATTCAAGCGCTCTCTGTCCCTGAAAACCATCCTCAGGAGCAAGAGCGTGGAGAACTTCTTCCTGCACTCCAACAGCGACCTCAAGGTGCCGCCTGTGCCGCCCCGGTCTCCTCCTCCCGAGCCTACGGACACCTCGTCGCCAGCACAGTCCCCCAGCACTTCCCAGGGATCCCTGGCACCGCTGAAACCCCTGCGGACCCACAGCTTTCAGGAGCACGTCTTCAGGAAGCCCTGTCCATGTGAGCTCTGCCATCAGCTCATTGCAG GTAACTCTAAGCAAGGGCTGCGCTGTCGGACATGCAAGACCAGCGTCCATCTGTGGTGTTCGTCGGAAGTGTCCCACCAGCAGTGTATGGGGAAGGCG TACACGTCCTTCCGTCGGAACTTCAGCTCGCCTGTCCTGGTCCAGGAAGTGCAGGCCAGTCCCAAAGAGAGTCCACCGGCAG gTCCCAGTGCTCGGGTGGATCCAATCTATGAAGCTCTGCGCTATGGGACGACCCTGGCTCACATCAACCGCTCCAACTTCAGCAGTGTGTCCGAATCCCCCACCCGGAGCCTG AACGATAAAGACGAAGCAGCAGAGGATCCTGAAGGAAGTGTCCAAAGCTCGGAGGAGATGTCCAGCGACAgtg CCTCATGTGAAGTGTTTGCATCGCCAGAGAATGAAGGCACAGGATCAGAAGACAGGAGCAGCGGGCAG GGCTCACTCATGGGCTGCAAAGGCCCTTCTCGAAAGGAGATCTCTCCCATGTACTGCTATGTGGCGCTCTATAAGTTTCTACCGCAGGAGATCAATGACCTGCCTCTGCA GCCTGGGGACAGGGTGATGGTGATCGATGATGCCAACGAGGACTGGTGGAGG GGGAAGAGCAGAGAGAGGGTGGGCTTCTTCCCAGCAAACTTTGTGCAGCGAGTCCGCCCCGGCGAGAGTATTTGGAAGTGCACAAAAAACTTCCAGGGGAACAAGGAGCTGGGCCACCTGAGTGTGAAGGAGAGCCAG ATCTGCGTTGGGGTTGGGAAGCTGGAAAACGATGGCTTTATCAAGGTTGCCAGTGGGAGAAAGCGTGGTCTGGTGCCCGTGGACTGCCTGGCTGAGATatga